In Sporocytophaga myxococcoides, the genomic window GAAATTATTTTTATCCAAAACAGAAAAACCTGTCTGGATAAAAATAACCAGGAACTTACAATAATGAAATCTTTTTGAAATTAATGATTCGATGAAAAAGTCAAGACACACAAAATCTGGTAACTTATTTAAATTGGCGGGGCCAGGTTCATCCGAATCCATATTCTAATTTGGTTAAATAAAACTTAAATATTAATTAAAAAGGCAAATCGTCCATATCATCGTCCACAGAAGCGGATTGTGCTACTGGCTCAGAAGTGTATGAAGTTCTCGCCTCACCTCCATCTGCCTGTCTTGCTCCACCACCGCCAAGCATGGACATATTTTGTCCGATGATTTCCGTGGTGTATTTTTTCACACCCTCCTTATCTTCATAAGAACGTGTTCTCAGCTTACCTTCGACATAAAGCTGATTGCCTTTTTTCAGATATTTTTCAATTACATCTGCAATAGGCCCCCAGAAAGACACATTATGCCATTC contains:
- a CDS encoding single-stranded DNA-binding protein produces the protein MSGVNKVILVGRLGKDPEIRVMESGRKVASFTLATSEVYKDKNGERVEQTEWHNVSFWGPIADVIEKYLKKGNQLYVEGKLRTRSYEDKEGVKKYTTEIIGQNMSMLGGGGARQADGGEARTSYTSEPVAQSASVDDDMDDLPF